One stretch of Rhinatrema bivittatum chromosome 8, aRhiBiv1.1, whole genome shotgun sequence DNA includes these proteins:
- the LOC115097977 gene encoding uncharacterized protein LOC115097977 — protein sequence MSIVQKPEHQASSWQEHMLRKEAGSRRQLLLEPKYAAWRAEELTYRAGCLPVAGPEESDFLSSVSLAVILLLVFISVSSVLVFADAHPLPVTTCWPSAVCHRISSLARLRLLFPSQSETLWRMLELSLGNQWQLPDLPGGLRIPLAAVGLGESRNTVLCLSKNLISQLSVADQILFPAVGSKLLDFSPSELYWGPSAEVGSHLLSVSVVGMRQGHAAYGINVALHHSLAAGPAVWRTMLGLSPSSVDTVEQSWLQNVTSSIVSLLLERVGKNKRVPEGLWVMGLGPLPVLSVEPEPALERVFFC from the exons ATGTCAATAGTACAAA AGCCAGAACACCAGGCCAGCTCATGGCAGGAGCATATGCtaaggaaggaggcaggcagccgacGTCAGCTGCTGCTGGAGCCAAAGTATGCAGCCTGGAGGGCGGAGGAGCTCACATACAGGGCAGGTTGCCTTCCCGTGGCAGGACCAGAGGAGTCTGACTTCCTGTCCTCTGTGAGCCTTGCTGTCATTCTCCTCCTGGTTTTCATCTCTGTCTCTTCTGTACTGGTTTTCGCTGATGCACACCCTTTGCCAGTAACCACCTGCTGgccctctgctgtctgccacaGGATTTCCTCCCTCGCTCGCCTTCGACTTCTTTTCCCGAGCCAGTCGGAGACCTTGTGGCGGATGTTAGAGCTCAGTCTTGGAAATCAGTGGCAACTGCCTGACCTTCCTGGGGGACTCAGGATCCCTTTAGCAGCTGTTGGACTGGGAGAgtcaagaaatacagtcttgtgCTTATCTAAGAACCTCATTTCACAGCTATCGGTGGCAGACCAAATCCTGTTCCCAGCAGTAGGGAGCAAACTGCTGGATTTCAGCCCGAGTGAGCTGTACTGGGGGCCATCGGCAGAGGTGGGGTCCCATCTGTTGTCTGTCTCTGTTGTGGGTATGAGGCAGGGTCATGCAGCTTATGGGATTAATGTGGCCCTGCACCATTCTCTTGCTGCAGGCCCTGCTGTCTGGAGGACCATGCTGGGCCTTTCTCCCAGCAGCGTGGACACGGTGGAGCAGAGCTGGCTGCAGAATGTGACTTCCAGCATTGTCTCTCTCCTGCTGGAGCGCGTTGGGAAAAATAAGAGAGTCCCAGAAGGGCTCTGGGTAATGGGTCTGGGTCCCCTCCCTGTGCTTTCCGTAGAACCGGAGCCAGCTTTGGAAAGGGTTTTTTTCTGCTGA